Proteins from a single region of Punica granatum isolate Tunisia-2019 chromosome 8, ASM765513v2, whole genome shotgun sequence:
- the LOC116216049 gene encoding putative wall-associated receptor kinase-like 16: MVFPIPKRDFRQVLFLAVILTVVSLVTAASSNCQTTCGNVTIPYPFGTAPGCYLNRYFYVSCNDSAPGGPTPLLWSTPSIEVLSISLSGELRVNTYIGTDCYTQSGARRLPVKAYAILPAFPFSTTKNKFTAVGCDTLAMTNGDDFSSGCLSRCSVNSSITEGTCNGIGCCQTAVPKMLLNYNASVSSFRNHTQVWSFNPCSYAFITETDSFNFTREDLSGMRNWTRVPSVLDWSIWNQTCQESQKDPSTSVCKANSECFDHEDIRGYRCNCSAGYRGNPYISDGCQDIDECANPEDNQCEKDCHNTPGNYTCSCPNGYHGDGRRDGEGCIVDQSHVIKIVVGVGVGFTVLLFMSGFLYFGIRRRKLMRLKEKYFQQNGGLLLQQQLHQRDGRTSTMRIFTAEELLKATDNYAENRIVGRGGYGTVYKGMLPNDIVIAIKKSKLMDQNQIEQFINEVIVLSQINHRNVVKLLGCCLETEVPLLVYEFVGNGTLFEHIHGQTKDPKLSWETRLRIAAETAGVLSYLHAAASVPIIHRDIKSTNILLDENCIAKVSDFGASRLVPLDHTQLYTMVQGTLGYLDPEYLHTNTLTEKSDVYSFGVVLVELLTGKKALSFDRPEEERSLAMHFLHALKEDRLFQIVEDCILSENNTEQLRGVAGLAKKCLRVKGEERPSMTEVAMELEGLRAMGNHPWVSIELGMEGETANLLGKERPESLMSYTESRDMSLVCDSNSMRNQQISPVNNGR; this comes from the exons ATGGTATTTCCGATTCCAAAAAGAGATTTTCGGCAAGTTCTCTTTCTGGCCGTCATATTAACTGTCGTGAGTTTGGTAACCGCTGCCTCATCCAACTGCCAGACAACCTGCGGCAACGTTACCATCCCGTACCCATTCGGCACGGCCCCGGGATGCTACCTGAACCGGTACTTCTACGTTAGCTGCAACGACTCTGCCCCGGGTGGCCCCACGCCTCTACTCTGGAGCACGCCGTCCATCGAGGTCCTCTCCATCTCCCTCTCTGGGGAGCTCCGTGTGAATACGTATATCGGCACGGACTGCTACACCCAGTCAGGCGCCCGGCGGCTCCCTGTCAAGGCCTACGCAATCCTCCCCGCGTTCCCCTTTTCCACCACCAAGAACAAGTTCACCGCTGTTGGCTGTGACACCTTAGCCATGACAAATGGAGATGA TTTCTCAAGCGGATGCTTGTCCCGCTGCAGCGTGAACAGTAGCATCACCGAGGGGACGTGCAATGGGATCGGCTGCTGTCAGACAGCTGTCCCGAAGATGCTGTTGAACTACAACGCGAGCGTGTCCAGCTTCCGGAACCACACCCAGGTCTGGAGCTTCAATCCCTGCAGTTACGCATTCATAACAGAAACAGATTCGTTTAACTTTACGAGGGAGGATCTTAGCGGTATGAGGAACTGGACTCGTGTTCCTTCTGTGCTTGATTGGTCCATCTGGAATCAGACTTGCCAAGAGTCTCAGAAGGATCCGTCTACTTCCGTTTGCAAGGCAAACAGTGAGTGTTTCGATCATGAAGATATTCGTGGGTACCGTTGCAACTGCTCTGCAGGTTACCGGGGGAATCCTTATATTTCTGATGGCTGTCAAG ATATCGATGAATGCGCAAATCCTGAGGATAACCAGTGTGAAAAGGATTGCCACAACACGCCAGGCAATTACACATGCTCCTGCCCGAACGGTTACCATGGGGATGGCAGAAGAGATGGAGAAGGATGCATTGTTGACCAGTCCCATGTCATCAAGATTGTGGTTG GTGTTGGTGTCGGATTCACAGTTCTACTCTTCATGAGCGGGTTTCTTTACTTCGGAATCAGGAGAAGGAAGCTGATGAGGTTGAAAGAGAAGTATTTCCAGCAAAATGGCGGATTATTGCTGCAGCAACAGCTCCATCAACGCGATGGGCGTACAAGTACCATGAGAATTTTCACTGCTGAAGAGTTACTGAAAGCCACTGACAACTATGCCGAGAATCGAATTGTAGGTCGGGGAGGATATGGGACGGTCTACAAGGGGATGTTACCGAACGACATAGTCATTGCCATTAAGAAGTCCAAACTGATGGACCAGAACCAGATCGAGCAATTCATCAATGAGGTGATTGTTCTCTCACAGATTAATCACAGGAACGTTGTGAAGCTGTTAGGCTGCTGCCTGGAGACCGAAGTGCCACTACTAGTCTACGAGTTTGTAGGCAACGGGACACTTTTCGAGCACATTCATGGTCAAACCAAGGACCCGAAGCTGTCCTGGGAAACCCGTTTAAGAATCGCCGCGGAGACTGCAGGGGTGCTATCGTACCTCCACGCAGCGGCTTCTGTCCCAATAATCCATCGGGATATTAAATCCACGAACATACTCCTTGATGAAAACTGCATTGCTAAAGTGTCCGATTTCGGGGCCTCGAGGTTGGTCCCGCTGGACCATACACAGCTGTACACGATGGTCCAGGGCACCCTCGGGTATTTGGACCCTGAGTACCTCCACACGAACACACTGACAGAGAAGAGCGATGTCTACAGCTTTGGAGTAGTCCTGGTTGAGCTTCTGACGGGGAAAAAGGCGCTCTCCTTTGACCGGCCTGAGGAAGAGCGGAGCCTAGCGATGCACTTCCTTCATGCATTGAAGGAGGATCGGTTGTTTCAGATAGTCGAGGATTGTATTTTAAGTGAGAATAACACAGAGCAGCTGAGGGGAGTCGCAGGACTCGCAAAGAAGTGCCTGAGGGTAAAAGGAGAGGAGAGACCGAGCATGACTGAGGTGGCAATGGAGCTAGAGGGATTGAGGGCAATGGGGAATCATCCGTGGGTGAGCATCGAGTTGGGCATGGAAGGGGAGACCGCGAATCTGCTTGGAAAAGAGAGACCGGAGTCTTTGATGAGTTATACTGAGAGCAGGGATATGAGCTTAGTGTGTGATAGTAACAGTATGAGGAATCAGCAGATATCCCCTGTGAATAATGGgagatag